In the Candidatus Electrothrix sp. GW3-4 genome, one interval contains:
- a CDS encoding NAD(P)/FAD-dependent oxidoreductase, producing MSDAIYDVVIIGAGPAGIQAAIHSTRKKTHVLLLGRIKNSAIYPAHVENYACINGVTDGKDLLEAGMSQLERFGTEMRPDDVLKIAQGEDELFSLELESGDTVTSRTLIFAMGVSKNKLSVPGEKELGGCGVSYCVDCDANFYRGDTVMVVGNQSAAIDGALTLLDYAAKVYLVAEELQGSEALLEKLQGSTVELHTGDWVQEIIGQGKVEEVLLKSGNKLSVDGVFIELGSKGALELATQVGVMLDTEQFKYIDVNRKQETNIPGIYAAGDIVGPPYQMAKAVGEGCVAGMEAAMFARKKRQ from the coding sequence ATGTCGGATGCAATCTATGATGTTGTTATTATCGGCGCAGGCCCGGCAGGTATCCAGGCCGCCATTCATTCAACCCGAAAAAAAACCCATGTCCTGCTCCTGGGTCGGATTAAAAACAGCGCTATCTACCCCGCTCATGTGGAAAACTACGCCTGTATCAACGGGGTCACCGATGGCAAGGACTTACTGGAAGCAGGCATGAGTCAGCTGGAGCGTTTTGGCACAGAGATGCGGCCCGATGATGTCCTTAAAATCGCCCAAGGTGAGGATGAACTGTTCAGCCTGGAACTGGAGAGCGGCGATACCGTCACCAGCCGGACCCTGATCTTTGCCATGGGGGTCTCCAAGAACAAGCTCTCTGTGCCCGGTGAAAAAGAATTGGGCGGTTGCGGGGTGAGCTACTGCGTTGATTGCGATGCCAACTTCTATCGGGGCGACACCGTGATGGTGGTGGGCAACCAGAGTGCAGCCATTGACGGCGCCCTGACCCTGCTGGACTATGCAGCCAAGGTCTACCTGGTGGCTGAAGAGCTGCAAGGCTCTGAGGCTCTGCTTGAAAAACTCCAGGGCAGTACAGTTGAGCTCCACACCGGCGATTGGGTGCAGGAGATCATCGGCCAAGGCAAGGTCGAGGAAGTTCTGCTGAAGAGCGGGAATAAGCTGAGCGTGGACGGGGTGTTTATCGAGCTGGGCTCCAAGGGTGCCTTAGAGTTAGCCACCCAGGTTGGCGTTATGCTGGATACAGAGCAGTTCAAGTATATCGATGTGAACCGTAAGCAGGAAACCAACATCCCTGGTATTTATGCTGCTGGCGATATTGTCGGCCCTCCGTACCAGATGGCCAAGGCCGTGGGCGAAGGATGTGTGGCAGGGATGGAAGCGGCCATGTTTGCCCGTAAGAAGCGGCAGTAA
- the tolQ gene encoding protein TolQ gives MNLSVFSMMAHAGLVVKLVMLVLLIFSVLSWWIIISKYILFSRARYASEDFLVDFWESKTLNNAYEAAQNFTLSPEASVFVSGFNELRKISAARSERAKTETLQSKLASMENLKRAIRKAQRVETDRLERSLAFLATTGSATPFIGLFGTVWGILTSFQEIGTHGSASLAVVAPGIAEALVATAAGLAVAIPAVVFYNFYANKLADFESDIENFSFDFLNLVERDMLSRE, from the coding sequence GTGAATCTTTCTGTATTCAGCATGATGGCGCATGCCGGTTTGGTGGTGAAGCTGGTTATGCTGGTCTTACTTATTTTTTCCGTGCTTTCCTGGTGGATTATTATCTCGAAATACATCCTGTTCTCCCGGGCCCGCTATGCATCGGAAGACTTTTTGGTCGATTTCTGGGAGTCCAAGACCCTGAATAATGCCTATGAGGCGGCGCAAAATTTTACGCTCAGTCCTGAGGCCTCTGTCTTTGTCTCTGGGTTTAACGAGCTGCGCAAGATCAGTGCCGCGCGAAGCGAACGTGCCAAGACAGAGACTCTGCAAAGTAAGCTGGCCTCTATGGAAAACCTGAAACGGGCGATCCGCAAGGCCCAACGGGTGGAAACCGATCGGCTGGAGCGCTCTCTTGCTTTTTTGGCCACTACCGGAAGTGCTACTCCGTTCATAGGTCTGTTCGGGACAGTATGGGGTATCCTGACCTCCTTTCAGGAGATCGGTACCCACGGCTCCGCCTCACTGGCGGTCGTTGCTCCGGGTATTGCCGAGGCCTTGGTTGCTACTGCTGCTGGCTTGGCGGTGGCGATCCCCGCAGTTGTTTTTTATAATTTTTATGCTAATAAACTGGCTGATTTTGAATCGGATATTGAGAATTTTTCTTTTGATTTTTTAAATCTGGTTGAACGTGATATGCTGTCAAGAGAGTAG
- the tolR gene encoding protein TolR: MGPSGSRGRKGLVAEINVTPLVDVMLVLLIIFMVTAPMMTQGVDVDLPKTTSKALRQQEEPLMVQIDEKMIIYLGQNKTKVPLDLMRQQLEKMPQEKKKEPIYLRADEKVPYGLVVQVMAQIKQAGFAKLGMVTQADDKEK, encoded by the coding sequence ATGGGACCTTCCGGGAGTAGAGGCCGAAAAGGCCTGGTAGCGGAAATCAATGTGACCCCGCTTGTGGATGTTATGTTGGTACTGTTGATTATCTTTATGGTGACAGCCCCGATGATGACCCAGGGGGTGGATGTTGATCTGCCAAAGACCACGTCCAAGGCCTTACGCCAGCAGGAAGAGCCCCTGATGGTGCAGATAGATGAGAAGATGATAATTTATCTCGGACAGAACAAAACAAAGGTGCCTCTTGATCTCATGCGGCAGCAGCTGGAGAAAATGCCGCAGGAAAAAAAGAAGGAACCGATCTATCTGCGGGCGGATGAGAAGGTGCCGTACGGTCTGGTGGTGCAGGTGATGGCTCAGATTAAACAGGCAGGTTTTGCAAAGTTGGGCATGGTAACCCAAGCGGACGACAAGGAGAAATAA